From the Syngnathus typhle isolate RoL2023-S1 ecotype Sweden linkage group LG22, RoL_Styp_1.0, whole genome shotgun sequence genome, the window TTCCACATGCCTCACTCGTGTGCGAAGTCGCCGACGTGCGTCACGAACGCCAGGCGCCTCATTAACCTctacttttgtgtgtgtgtgtgtgtcgcccaCCACAGGGGGCACGCTGCGCATCTACGCCGACAGTCTGAAGCCCAACATCCCCTACAAGACCATCCTGCTCTCCACCCGGGACACGGCCGACTTCGCCGTGGCCGAAGCCTTGGAGAAGTACGGCTTGGAGAAGGAGAACCCTCGAGAGTACTGCATCGCCCGGGTAGCTatcgggcggggggggggggggggggggtttcgaCAATGTTTGGCAAAGCACACTCTGCTCTTGAACACAACATGCAAACCTCAATGGGATGACTTTGACGCGGCCAGCAGATGCTGACGCTTGGCTTTCTTCCACGCTGCAACATCACGCGCGCTCCcacgcacaaacgcacacacacggctTATCGTTGTAATTTGCTGATGAGGTGGCGGCACAAACACTCGGGTAGCTTAGTAAGCTCGTCAAGCCagtgtgcggcggcggcggcggcggcggcctttgCTGTGCGGTATCATAAAAGATGCCAAACGTGTTTGTCAAATGTTTACAGCTgccttttgtgttgttgttgtgtagCAAGACGACAAATCTGGCAAAGAGGCCATCCTGGACGACGGCGAGTGTCCTTTGCAGATCTTCAGGGACTGGCCGGCAGACAGAGGTCAGTTGCTGTTCGCGTGTCTctgctgcccccttgtggctcTCTTGCAACATTACAACATCAATgtgaatttcttttcttttttttttcttttgcaggtGCCTTGGTTTTCCAGCTGAAGAAGAGACCGCCCGACTACCACTTGCGCAAGACGAGGAAAGCAGATGACAAGGGCCTGCAAGGGAAGAACGGCTCTGGGCCCTTGCCGCCGGAAAAACTGCCCTATCTGGTGGAGCTGAGCCCGGGTACGCGCACGCCCTCTGCATCCCGAGCACATTTGCGGCGACCGAGGTGAAGTCTTCTCATGTTGACGAGCCCAGATGCTGCACGTGAACTTTGGGCCAACTCGTAATCCAGCCCGGTCCGCGCCAAATGCTTGTCTGTAATTTCGGACGCTTGCTCGCTCCGTCTGCTTGGAAATGAAGGGAATCGATCCcaaagtgaattttatttttccagctCGAGTTTGCCTAACGTGCCTAACAAGCTTGTTTCTTGCTCCTGACCTGAATTAGCCCTCGACCCGCCGCTCCCACTAACACGTGAAGAGCACAATAATGATGCTAATCTCTTAGCTAACCAGGTTGCGCTGCATTTTCACCCTGTGCTGtgtctctttcttttctttcccgcTTTCTCGCGGCATGGTGCGGCACTGctgctgtgcgtgtgtgtgtgtgtgtgtgtgtgtgtgtgtgtgtgtgtgtggggcgtTCCTTGTGCATGTCTTCTGCTTCCTGTGCCTGCCTGCGCTAGGGCGAGGGAATCACTATGCCTACTACGCCTATCGGCATCACGAAGGTAAAAAGTGCATCTCGCACCTTCTTTCCGTGTCTGCACGTTTgtcatttaaaagcaaaaatagCGTGAGGAGTGAAATGAAAATGGCCCAAATTcaggtctctttttttttttttttttacgcgatCCACTTGAAGcgtcgttctttttttttttgcagtattttTAGCTGCAGCTCTCTGAGCAAATGATTGGGTATCAGAAAAacctcctgttttttttccccctttccttCCTTTCACCACAGACGTCAACTTTTCCTTTCTCACTGTTCTTCCTTTCACTTGTACTAAACTGCGCATTAACAAACTATCACTAACGACTCACAAATTGCCACCATTAGTCATTTGAAAGGTGCAATGAGTAAAAATTGAATAGatgaaatttatatatatatatatttttttactttgatgctttttttttcttttcccattaATGAAGCCCGCCCTTGCATTGCAGACGGGTCCGACTCCCGCGACAAACCCAAGCTGTACCGGCTGCAGCACAGCGTCACCGAGGTGGGCTCGGACTGCACCGACGACGGCGCCATCCAGGTAGCCAGCCAAATTCGGCTCCCCCGCCGGCCCGGCTCGCGCGGCGCCGCCCGTGACATTTGCTTGCCTCGCCAGCTGCTGGGCCCGGGCGTGCTGCCTCACCACTGCAACCTGACTCACAGCGAGGGACTGGTGACGGTGACGCCGCGCGGCCCCGAGGCCGAAACCTTCGTGGACGGCCAGCGCGTGGGCGAGACGGTGGCGCTGCGCTCGGGCGCCACGCTGCGCTTCGGATCGGCGCTGGTCTTCAAGTTCGTCGACCCGCTCTACGACCAGGCCGCCAAGAGGGAGCCGCCCGGCGCCATGCGCGCAAGGCACAAGTCCGGGTGAGCGAAAGGAGCAGCCGGTGTCGGATCTGCTTTCAATTGTAATCCGAGCCGCTGCTGGTTCTCCCCATCTGTGAGGGCTGATGAGGTTTGAGATGAAGGGAGCAAATGAAAGGAGAAAGTTTGCGCGGGGCCTCTAATCTCATCAGCGTGGGGTAGGGTGGggcctcctcatcttcctccttctGGGTTCCCGATATAAGCAAGAGCGTGAAAaggatcatttttttttgtttcaacgtGAGGGAATTGTGGCAATCGTCGTCTTTTGCAGCCAATGCAAACATTTTGCGCACGTCTTCATGTGTGTGGTCACAAGTGGGTTCCTCCTCAAACATGACATTTGACCACAGCATTGCGGCCTTCAAAGTTTTCCTGGAAGAGTTTTGTCAGACATCTTGCGGTCAGTCacgttgctttttttgtttttgtgtgggcCACTGCAGGAGCGTTCCCGACACCACCTTTGACCTCCAGGGTGACATGCACGGCGTGGCCGCCATCCCCACCAGCAAGGTAACGCGCCATCTTGACCTCGGTGAAAGCGAGCGAGGTCCCAGCGGTGCTCGTGCTTCTGGCAGAGCTCCGGGAAGTTGGAGATGGAGCGCGGGATGGTGAAGCCCATGATCCGAGGCGAGCCGCAGGACGGCCGGACCCAGGACGGCTCGGGCGACCGGCCCGACCTGACCCTCCCGGCCAGCATCGAGTTCCGGGAAAACTGTGAGTCGAAGCTCAGACTCCACATGGCCGCGCTCGCTTCTGACGCGTGGACCTTTTGCGCACAGCCGAAGACACGTTCCTGTCGGCCATCATCAACTACACCAACAGCTCGACGGTGCACTTCAAGCTGTCGCCCACGTACGTGCTGTACATGGCGTGCCGCTTCGTGCTGTCGCCCGCCTACCGGCCCGACATGTCTCCCTCGGAGCGCACGCACAAAGTCATCGCCATCGTCAACAAGATGGTGAGCATGATGGAAGGCGTCATCCAGGTGAGCGCTCGTCAACCCGTCGGTCCGTGCTGTTGTCCGTCTGTCGGCGCTAAAGGCTAATGGGCTAACGTGTGAGTGGTGGCCGGCCCGATGGCTCGTTTTGTGGACGGCTTTTGAGTTTCTATTTGAAGACCTTGAGCCAGAGatgctcctcctcttcatctttaAATGTGACAAAGGACAAACTTGTGTGTGTCGTAGCGTAGCTGTTGACGTGTTCTCTCTCTGTCCTGTGAATGTgtcccttcctcttcctcctctgtcCATGCAGGAAAGTCCTGAAGGGGATCAGGTAGGGTAGCACATGATCAGACTCTTGCtctctttcttctttgtttttttttgtccttgtgcTTCTTTCAACCCACTTCTTCCCACTTGGTtgttgccgctgctgctgctgctgctgctgctgctgcttttttatTGCTGCCACTCTAACAgaaatggaaacaaaacaaatatctacACTGGTTCCTTGACTTATGGGTTTTATCGCTcggttgagttttttttcttcttccagcaAACGGCAAGAGCGTCAAAGCTGCTTTTAGCCACGGCTCACGCCCCGATGCTCACACGCAGATTAAGTCTAGCCCTTGGCATTAGGCCACGCCTCCTCCTGGCACACACGATTTGATGTGCGAGGAAGGAGTCAATGACTTTCTGATTGTGGTTATGGAAGAAAGTCAAGGCACCAGTGTAGCAGAAGCTAACGCAGCCTTCCACAGCTGGACGCGGTGACGTCATCCCCCGGCCGACTAATGATTCCATTCAGCTTCCGGGACCCGCCTGCCTGCCACTAAAACCAAAAGGAATGGCGAGCGGCCAAGCCCAAAGCgagtgcccgcccgcccgcccgcccgcgcggcGGTTGCATCCTCACGTCTTGTGTGTGACGTGACGCTTGTGAATGCACAAGTCTTTAACGCTTCATCTGTCTCTTGTTCCCTTTCTGGAACTTTTGGTCTTGGATGCACTCGGTCGGTCGGCTCCTTAACAACAACCGCTCCCGACGATAATCttctttttttgcttcagttgaCTTTTTGTTTCTCTCTCCCCCCCAAGGTGGGTGGGGGTAGACAAGTGGCCGCTGTGATTGGTGGCTCATATTAACCAATCAGCTCGTCAGACAGCAAGCCTAACCCTCCTCCATCAGGACAACACAAGAACGAGTTGCTCAATGAAATTATTGATCACCTGGCGGACTTTCATCCAAAGTCTCCGTTATTCAATTTGAGGGGCAGGATAGATGGGTCATGAAATGACCTCAAGGTGGTGCCACTGAGCATTAGTGGAGGAGGCGGCTGCCGTCTGGCGACTTGAACTTGACCGGCGGACCGGTCGCTCGTGTCACTGCCGAGCTCACCGTTGTTTGGCCGACTGCAATGACGGggcgagaagggggggggggggggcggagtttGCCGGGCATGTGTCTATCCTCCGGGTAACACCCCGCTCTTGGCCGCCGCTGACAACGACGGGGCGTCGGCGCTCACGGCGTTGCGGCTTTCTGTGCAGAAGCAGAAAAACATTGCGGGCGCCCTGGCCTTCTGGATGGCCAACGCGTCGGAGCTGCTCAACTTCATCAAGCAGGACCGCGACCTGAGCCGCGTCACGCTGGACGCCCAGGACGTCCTGGCGCACCTGGTCCAGATGGCCTTCAAGTGAGTGACACTTGCCCTTTGTCTTGGCACAAAGCCACGGCGCGTCGTATGAAAGGTGTGCGATGCGCCTCGGCAGGTACCTGGTGCACTGCCTGCAGGGCGACCTCAACAACTACATGGCCGCCTTCCTGGATGACCCCGAGGAGCACAATCCGCAGAGACCCAAGATAGGTGAGTGTCACAAACTGTGTGCACGCTGTTATATATTTatagctattttttttccctccccatccAGAGGACGTCCTGCACACGCTGACGGGCGCCATGTCTCTGCTGCGGCGTTGCCGCGTCAACGCGGCGCTGACCATCCAGCTCTTCTCGCAGCTCTTCCACTTCATCAACATGTGGCTCTTCAACAAGCTGGTGACGGACAGCGAGTCGGGCCTGTGCTGCCACTACTGGGGCGCCATCCTGCGCCAGCAGCTCAGCCACATCGAGGCCTGGGCCgagaagcagggcctggagctGGCCGCCGACTGCCACCTCAGTCGCATCGTGCAGGTGGGTCGGTCCGCCTCCTTTGATTGGCCAAATGGACGGGAACGGAGATTCTAAGATTTCTTTGCGCAGGCCACCACTCTGCTGACTATGGACAAGTACTCCATGCAGGACGTCCAGAACATCCACAGCACTTGCTTCAAGCTCAACTCGCTGCAGCTACACGCGCTCATGACCAACTACCACTGCGCCCCCGACGAGCCTTACATCCCGCCCGTAAGACGCCCGCCCATCCACACCAAAAGCTTTGGGGGGTCATTTTTACAAATTGATAACCTCTCGCCAGGAGCTGATCGACCACGTGGTGGCAGTGGCGGAGAACACGGCGGATGAGCTGGCACGCAGCGACGGGCGCGAGGTGCAGCTGGAGGAGGACCCTGACCTGCAGCTGCCCttcctgctgcccgaggacggCTACTCGTGCGACGTGGTGCGCAGCCTGCCCAACGGCCTGCAGGACTTCCTCGACCCGCTGCTACAGAGAGGTCGTCTGACGTTTGAAACACTCAAAAGTAGAAACTGGTGCTCCACAGTGACAAGAAAAAGTCCGTTCAGATTGTTTGACGTGAAAGAAACGCAAAATCTGCTCGCCTTTCATTTCACCCCAACGGAAAAGCGACATTGTCTTTGCCGAAGATCAAATCAGTTGAGTCAATAACTTTGTTGCCTTTGAAACATTGTgtaacttttttccccccctgttTTTTGGCCGCCAGGCTTCTGCCGGCTGACGCCGCACCCTCGCTCGCCCGGAACCTGGACGGTCCACTTTGAGGGGGCCGACTGCGACAGCCACTTTGCCGCCGTCGACAACTCTGACATGGTATGCGCCACGTCGTGCGCAAAATGAGAGCGTGTTTAAGTTATAAAATGCGCACACACCTTCTCTGTCATTGGCGCCTTTCTTGATGGCTTGAAACCAATTTCAGGACGGcacgtaaacacacacacacgcttttaGCTTTTCACCGATATTGCGGGAgcctcccctccccttccgTCCACAAATGGCCACCTCATAAACACAAAAGCGTCCATTTGGGCGCCAAAGTCCGGGAAAAGTAGACGCACGCTCAAAGCGTTGCGTCAGTGAAAGTGAGTCATTGTCGCGGGCGCTCTCCATTCGCTCGTCTGGCGCTCGCCGCACAACGCCGACAGAGGAGGCGGGGCGACGACACGAAAATTGGATGCAGACGTCTCGTTTTCGGGCACCTTGAGAGAAGATTTGCTCCTCTGATGTGGGAACGCGCGACCCTGCGCATCTGtgcatgggtgtgtgtgtgtgtgtgtgtgtgtgtgtgtgtgcgcagctgTGGTTTCCATTCTTGAGTGGCATCCAGCAACCCGCAGTTCCTCGGCGGttcccctgcctccctccctccctccctgctttCTGCGCTCCTCCTCAGACTGTCCACCACTTAGTCGTTTTTCTGGAGTTGCCACTCTGTCGCTCACCGCTGTCGTTTGTCTTTTCTCGTCTTTTCCTCCCCTGTCCGCGTCAGCCAATGAGGAAGGAGCCGGAGGTGGTGACGGTGACGCTGAAGAAGCACAACGGCATGGGCCTCAGCATCGTGGCCGCTAAGGTAAGGAAGCGCCGCCGCTGCTGTAGCCCACCGCCCGCATGTGTAAATGGTTTCCCGTGAAAGGCAACGCCAAAGAGCGAGGAGCCAAACGGCGTCCAGATGTTCTCGACGCCTGTAAATGTTTGGATTGAGTCTGTCACGAAATCGCACAAGACAAGGCGAGTGAAGTTGAAATAGAAAGCCTCTTTCCTGCTCACGGCCGCCCGCCGCTTTCCTGTGTGGGAAGGAAGCACGTCGAAAGGAAGCTTCCTGGCagcgccacgtttttttttaaaaccacacTCAATCgctcagcatgtgtgtgtgtgcgatggGAACGGCAGGTTGTCACACAGCTGCTCGGGCTGAGCTCCGCCTTATGTAACCccgccgtgtgtgtgcgtgcgtgcgtgcgcaaagCGGCGCTCCACCTCAGTGTAAGCAGCCGGCGTCCCGGCTCGCAGCTCTTCTGGGGAGGAACTTTGCCGCCGTTCAGGAACTTTTAGGACTCTAGCGGGAATTTCTAGCGGGCGGCTCCTGTTTTGTCAGGTGTTTGAGCGTCAATGCTGCTTTTGAAGTTCGCCGCTGCACGCTAACAGGgaaagacgtgtgtgtgtgtgtgtgtgtgtgtgtgtgtgtgtgtgtgtgtgtgtgcttggaccGATTTGGACCAGGACATGTGGTTCTCGGTGGTGGGGAGGAAAGAGCAGGTATGTTTGTCGAAAAAACTGCGTTGGATTTCAAAGCCGGTGGGCGGTGGGTCGGATGAAGTCTCGCGTGCTGCAAGCCGGCCTCGGGGTTTTGGGCTCTCCACTGTTTGCTCAGCTAATGATTAAACTGGCGAGCTCGCACGTGACTGCAGCAGCTGCACTTCACGATCGATTTGTTCAGTTGTAGGCGCGCGTCGTTTCATTTGTAATTCAAATTCGCTCGCAATTGGTGTCTCTAATCATCTCCCTCGCTTGAGGAAAGGAATCTTCTTTTAGTTTTGACGGCTGGCTATCTAGGCCCGAAACGATGAGAGCACCAAAAGTTTGTGTCTGCTTGAgtgattgtttgtttgtttgcttgcttgaaGGAACATTTGCACAAGTTAAACAATGGCTTGCAAAAcaaacgtccccccccccccccccccccattccatGTGGTCACCGACAATGGGGGGATGTCTGATTTCCTGTGCTACAGCAAGTCTCAGCCAAGTGTCAGCCTTCACGGCCACTTTAGCGCATTTGCCTTTTCAAAGTTGGACGTGGATTTATTTGGCGCGTGGGGCGAGGCCACTCGCAACGTCAAAATATCTCGGAAGACGACGGAGCCTTCGGGCCTCGCTTGTTGGAACACGCGTGATGCGAGGCAAAATGGGCATAGCGGCAAAAAAATCGGCTTCAACTCTCGTGTTATTGGCTTGCGCTAAAATGGCGCTTCTTACATAAGAAAACACCGGAGAGTAAAAATATGTCGGGTCAGGTGGTGCTCATTGGATTGCGGATTTTGTGTCCTCCTGCAGGGTGCCGGCCAGGAGAAACTGGGCATCTACATCAAGTCGGTGGTCAAAGGAGGCGCCGCCGACATGGTTGGTACCGCACACTGACGCACGCACATTTTCTCACACCCACATTGAGGCAATTTTTTCCTGTGGTTGTAGGATGGGCGACTGGCAGCCGGCGACCAGTTGCTGAGTGTGGATGGGCGCAGCCTGGTGGGCCTGTCCCAAGAGAGGTGAGGCGCCCATCTTGTTTTGCAGCCTTcacaccatcaaaaaaaaaaatgcctgggaagattttcaaaaacacagcaTACCGAAGGAGACATTTTGTGCACACACGAGAGCTCCCAGGTGTCCAAATAACACACCCTTGCTATAGCATGATGGGATTATACTGCCACCTGGTGGCCAACTTGCTCATGCCATGAATGAATCATGTTCCTTGAACTCTGTTTCAAGATGTTATGactgagcttttttttaatctgcggGGCCGGCGCAGGGCGGCCGAGCTGATGACCAGGACGGGATCGGTGGTGACGCTGGAGGTGGCCAAGCAGGGCGCCATTTACCACGGCCTTGCCACGCTCCTCAACCAGCCCAGCCCCATGATGCCTCGAGGTAACCGCCCCGCCGACACAAAAGCAAGACGGCGGGCAGGCTCGGAATGCCTTTTGGCGTGACGATCGGCCCTCCGTGACTTCCCGTTTGCGCAGCCTCGGACCGCAGCCGCGAGAAGAACGGCAAACTGCGTCCCAAGAGCGAAGGCTTCGAGTTGTACAACAGCTCGGTGCCCAACGGCTCCCCGGAGAGTCCGCAGGCCGGCTGGGACGCTTACCCGGAACCAAAGATGATGAGCGGGGAGGACCGGCTCCTCAAAAACCGGGCCAACCACCGCTCCAGTCCCAACGTGGCCAGTAAGCGCGTGCGCCTTGCAGCTCTAAACTATTTCACAGAAATGGCCTCCTCCAGTCCTCAATGAGCGCTCTCTCCTCAGATCAGGGCCAGAGTCCCGCGAGCAAGCCAGTCTACCCCGCTGGACCCGGCACCAAGATCACCTCCGTCTCCACCGGCAACCTGTGCGCTGACGTAAGTAGCGCGTCCGCCACTTTGCTCTGGTGGCCAACCGCACCCACCTGAGGAAAGTCACACTGGGATGTCAAGAGCACCATTTTGTGGAAAACTGGGAAGCGTCGAGAATGAACCATATGagaatttttcaattttttttaaagacctgTTTTTAAGTCAACCAATTTAGTGGTCTGTGAATAATCTTCCCTATCTGTCTCTGTCAGGATGAGCCTTCACCCCCGCGCCCAGAGGCGTACCCCATCCCCACGCAGACCTACGCCCGGGAATATTTCACCATCCCGGCGTCCAAGAGCCAGGACCGCGTGGTGGGCCCGGGGCCGGGACCCTCGCAGCACTGGCAGCCCATGGAGGACAGGGAACGGCTCCCCTCGGTGGACAGCATGCACAACAGCATGAAGGTACCAAAGAGTCATCGCCACAAGAACCCAAAACATTTGAGCCCAACTAAACCCCCCCGACCCCTGCAGCGAGTCAACCACTCGCAGGAGGACATGTACCCTCCTCCGTCCGGGATCCTGAGGCAGGACGAGCGCATGCAGCAGCACTACCAGCAGGAATACCAACACCGAGACCTGGACTACCAGCACAGAGATCTGGACTACCAGAGGGGACCTCCCGGTAAGAAGCTCAATGCGTCACGGAGACCACCGAGATGTGGAATTCTCACGGCCAGACCAAATTTGTGTGCTTCCAGGTTTGGCGGGAGCGGAGCAGTGGGTTGCTCAGCAGCAGGTTTCGTCCTCGCTGGAGTCGTCCACGTCCAGCCAGGAGCACCTCAACTACGCGTCGGCGTCCGGCAAGAACCAGAAGACGGGGCCGGGCCGCTGGAAGACGCCCAACGCGCCGCACGCCGTGCCGCCGCACTCGGTCCAGACGTCGTCGCGCTCGGACCTgccgccgccccctcccccgCCGCCGGCCACCTACCCGGACGCCTACGACATGTACGAGCCCCACGGCGAGATgcctctgccgccgccgccatccggCGCCAGCTCGGCAACGGCCCAGCAAGCCGCCGACCGCAAGAAGCGCGAAGAGCAACAACGCTGGTATGAGAAGGAGAAAGCCCGTCTGG encodes:
- the afdna gene encoding afadin isoform X10; translated protein: MSGNREEERRKLADIINHWNANRLDLFEISRPTEDLEFHGVMRFYFQDRMAGNFATKCIRVSSTATTQDVIETLAEKFRPDMRMLSSPRYSLYEVHVSGEERQLDLDEKPLVVQLNWNKDDREGRFVLKNENDILPKKSQSNGPEKEKDGVIQNFKRTLSKKEKKKEKKREKEFGRITDGDDQMPNRDDGENSRLAAEVYKDMPETSFTRTISNPEVVMKRRRQQKLEKRMQEFMSSDGRPDSGGTLRIYADSLKPNIPYKTILLSTRDTADFAVAEALEKYGLEKENPREYCIARQDDKSGKEAILDDGECPLQIFRDWPADRGALVFQLKKRPPDYHLRKTRKADDKGLQGKNGSGPLPPEKLPYLVELSPDGSDSRDKPKLYRLQHSVTEVGSDCTDDGAIQLLGPGVLPHHCNLTHSEGLVTVTPRGPEAETFVDGQRVGETVALRSGATLRFGSALVFKFVDPLYDQAAKREPPGAMRARHKSGSVPDTTFDLQGDMHGVAAIPTSKSSGKLEMERGMVKPMIRGEPQDGRTQDGSGDRPDLTLPASIEFRENSEDTFLSAIINYTNSSTVHFKLSPTYVLYMACRFVLSPAYRPDMSPSERTHKVIAIVNKMVSMMEGVIQESPEGDQKQKNIAGALAFWMANASELLNFIKQDRDLSRVTLDAQDVLAHLVQMAFKYLVHCLQGDLNNYMAAFLDDPEEHNPQRPKIEDVLHTLTGAMSLLRRCRVNAALTIQLFSQLFHFINMWLFNKLVTDSESGLCCHYWGAILRQQLSHIEAWAEKQGLELAADCHLSRIVQATTLLTMDKYSMQDVQNIHSTCFKLNSLQLHALMTNYHCAPDEPYIPPELIDHVVAVAENTADELARSDGREVQLEEDPDLQLPFLLPEDGYSCDVVRSLPNGLQDFLDPLLQRGFCRLTPHPRSPGTWTVHFEGADCDSHFAAVDNSDMPMRKEPEVVTVTLKKHNGMGLSIVAAKGAGQEKLGIYIKSVVKGGAADMDGRLAAGDQLLSVDGRSLVGLSQERAAELMTRTGSVVTLEVAKQGAIYHGLATLLNQPSPMMPRASDRSREKNGKLRPKSEGFELYNSSVPNGSPESPQAGWDAYPEPKMMSGEDRLLKNRANHRSSPNVANQGQSPASKPVYPAGPGTKITSVSTGNLCADDEPSPPRPEAYPIPTQTYAREYFTIPASKSQDRVVGPGPGPSQHWQPMEDRERLPSVDSMHNSMKRVNHSQEDMYPPPSGILRQDERMQQHYQQEYQHRDLDYQHRDLDYQRGPPGLAGAEQWVAQQQVSSSLESSTSSQEHLNYASASGKNQKTGPGRWKTPNAPHAVPPHSVQTSSRSDLPPPPPPPPATYPDAYDMYEPHGEMPLPPPPSGASSATAQQAADRKKREEQQRWYEKEKARLEEERERKRREQERKLGQIRANPVMPVQPHNNGGTLPPAPAHHYPQQQQQQPPPPASMGPPHAYPPQQPPSRPEKLASLPRSAVPPSSNPPGMETVIRDLLPQQQPRTIERRDLQYITISKEELTSDSLSPDPWKRDAREKAEKQQQLHIVDLLDKEIQELQSKPERTAEESDRLRKLMLEWQFQKRLQESKQSDEDEEEEDDEDVDTMMIMQRLEAEKRARQQTAVPAISVLDLLQDEERRRKQQLEEIRKREADERTKQEEERRWREEERVKREAAEKDSTRTLETRQEL